Below is a window of Borrelia puertoricensis DNA.
ATAAAAAATTATTATTTTAACATAAACTATGGAACATAAGTAATAAGATTATAAAAATATAAACAATATTAAAATAATATATTATTATAATAATAATTAAATTAATAAGGAGAATATTTATATGAATAAATATATAAAATTAACAATACTTTGTAGCTTACTACTATTATGTTGTTGTGGTGGACACAAACTAAGTATGGTACCAAAACATACAGTATTTACTAATAATCCTAAAAATGATCATCTTACTAATCTACAAGAAGGTAACAAAGCAGAGCGAAATAGTGAAGAAAAACCAAAAGAAGTAATTACTTTAACTGATAATGAAAAGGAAAAATTCGATGTTCTTATAAATGGATTTGATAAAATACTGGAGCTCGATCCATATTTTAAGATAGATAGTAACCCTGAAGTAAAGAAAAGTTCAAACTTCTTAAATTGGCTCCGATTAATAGACATATCAAAAAAGAAAGAATTAGCTAATTTGTTTATTATAGTCTATGATTTCTTAAAAGACAAAAAACCTCCAAAATTAAACAATTTAACCATCAATCAACTTGTAAGCAATACTATTGCTTGCCAATCTCAAAACCAATGCAACAACACATACAACAATATTCAAATAAGTACGTTTTTTCGCGGTGTTTTATCCGAAATATGTTCCAGGGAAAAAACCAATGAAGAGATATTTGAATATCTTAAAGAGGAATTACTTAACCCAAGCAATCATGTGGCTGGTCTCATAGGAGAAGAAATAGGAGAAAGAACAATAAAAATAAAGCTAAAAAATGATAATAAACGAATGCAAGCTTTTAATTTCTTAAAAAGTGCTTTTCCACAGGATATACAGTATATTATGAACAATGTAGCAATAACCTTGATTGAATTAAAAGACGATGCAAAACTAAAGGCTATATTAGATCATATAAATACTGAACTTAAGAAATGTAATGGAAATGAAGCTAGTGAAAACGCTTTTAGTAATAGAATAAGAGAATATTTCGTAGACGAAAATA
It encodes the following:
- a CDS encoding Mlp family lipoprotein, which encodes MNKYIKLTILCSLLLLCCCGGHKLSMVPKHTVFTNNPKNDHLTNLQEGNKAERNSEEKPKEVITLTDNEKEKFDVLINGFDKILELDPYFKIDSNPEVKKSSNFLNWLRLIDISKKKELANLFIIVYDFLKDKKPPKLNNLTINQLVSNTIACQSQNQCNNTYNNIQISTFFRGVLSEICSREKTNEEIFEYLKEELLNPSNHVAGLIGEEIGERTIKIKLKNDNKRMQAFNFLKSAFPQDIQYIMNNVAITLIELKDDAKLKAILDHINTELKKCNGNEASENAFSNRIREYFVDENTRNTINAETLDKFQKSIVSTCQTGVGG